In the [Clostridium] colinum genome, one interval contains:
- the rpsR gene encoding 30S ribosomal protein S18 codes for MVNKKRGKRKKRVCAFCAEKVDFVDYKDTAKLKKYISERGKILPRRITGNCAKHQRVLTLAIKRARHVALLAYTQD; via the coding sequence ATGGTTAACAAAAAACGTGGTAAAAGAAAAAAACGTGTTTGTGCTTTTTGTGCTGAAAAAGTAGATTTTGTTGATTACAAAGATACTGCTAAGCTTAAAAAATATATTTCTGAAAGAGGAAAAATATTACCTAGAAGAATAACTGGCAACTGTGCTAAACATCAAAGAGTTTTAACATTAGCTATTAAAAGAGCTAGACACGTTGCTTTACTTGCATATACACAAGATTAA
- a CDS encoding late competence development ComFB family protein has translation MKTQMEVKNYMEELVCNQLEEVMRKNNCSCFCDRCKADIMAISLNNLPTKYVATEKGICYAKLSSYENQCLIDIITAITNAIKIVEKHPRHKDNE, from the coding sequence ATGAAGACTCAAATGGAAGTAAAAAATTATATGGAGGAATTAGTTTGTAACCAATTAGAAGAAGTAATGAGAAAAAATAATTGTAGTTGTTTTTGTGATAGATGTAAAGCAGACATAATGGCAATTTCTCTTAATAATCTTCCAACGAAATATGTAGCAACAGAAAAAGGAATTTGCTATGCAAAACTTAGTTCATATGAAAATCAATGCCTTATAGATATTATTACAGCAATAACTAATGCTATAAAAATAGTAGAAAAACACCCAAGACATAAAGACAATGAATAG
- a CDS encoding shikimate kinase: protein MNSKNIVLIGFMGCGKTTIGKELAKNFNFSFIDTDCIIQQQENKSIQDIFEIFGEEYFRNIEKQVYNKVSKMKNCVISTGGGVIKDIENIINLKNNGIIVYLKASPEKIYENIKDDDKRPLLKNKNKFNTICDLLYKREPLYNKYADIVFDINDKSPFILAKNIKNTILNR from the coding sequence ATGAATAGTAAAAATATTGTTTTAATAGGATTTATGGGTTGTGGTAAGACTACTATAGGTAAAGAGCTTGCCAAAAATTTTAATTTTTCTTTTATAGATACAGATTGTATAATACAACAACAAGAAAATAAATCTATACAAGATATTTTTGAAATATTTGGAGAAGAATATTTTAGAAACATAGAAAAACAGGTATATAATAAAGTTTCTAAAATGAAAAATTGTGTTATATCAACCGGTGGTGGAGTTATAAAAGATATAGAAAATATTATTAACCTTAAAAATAATGGGATTATAGTATATCTTAAAGCTTCTCCAGAAAAAATATATGAAAATATAAAAGATGATGATAAAAGACCATTATTAAAAAATAAAAATAAATTTAACACTATATGTGATTTATTGTATAAAAGAGAACCTTTATACAATAAATATGCAGATATAGTTTTTGATATAAATGATAAATCTCCATTTATATTGGCAAAAAATATAAAAAATACTATATTAAATAGGTGA
- the rpsF gene encoding 30S ribosomal protein S6 — protein sequence MNKYELAVVVKPTLEEEVLKAEFESVQDIITKFGGTIEKVDDWGKRKLAYEIKKFNEGFYSFITFTANSETPIEIERRMRIKENVLRYLVVRQEA from the coding sequence ATGAATAAATATGAATTAGCGGTTGTTGTTAAACCAACATTAGAAGAAGAAGTTCTTAAAGCAGAGTTTGAAAGCGTTCAAGATATTATCACTAAATTTGGTGGTACTATCGAGAAAGTTGATGATTGGGGCAAACGTAAACTTGCTTACGAAATTAAAAAATTCAACGAAGGTTTCTATAGTTTTATCACTTTTACAGCTAATAGCGAAACTCCAATTGAAATTGAGCGTCGTATGCGTATCAAAGAAAACGTACTTCGCTATTTAGTAGTTCGCCAAGAAGCGTAA
- the glmU gene encoding bifunctional UDP-N-acetylglucosamine diphosphorylase/glucosamine-1-phosphate N-acetyltransferase GlmU, whose protein sequence is MSKLKVIILAGGQGTRMKSKIPKVLHKVLDRTMIDYVIEASNDINADDIMVIVGHQSAMVKSVLGSDIKYGYQKEQLGTGHAVMQALDFIGDDENILILYGDTPLIKKETLQKLVKIHNKERNYATVISSFVDNPTGYGRIVRENGIFNKIVEQKDTNEKEAKINEVNTGVYIFNSNALKTALNNLSNNNSQKEYYLTDTLEIIKNTGNKVGIMVADDNEEFLGVNSKYELATAINVMKKRINKYHMENGITIEDPNNTYIGKDVKIGEDTVILPGCIIEGKTTIGSDCIIGPYARITSTEIKDCVNIAQSTVLSSFINSYTTVGPYAYLRPNSKIGEHVKIGDFVEIKNSTIDDNTKISHLTYVGDSDVGKNVNFGCGTVTVNYDGKHKHRTTIQDNAFIGCNTNLIAPVEIGKNASTGAGSTITKNVPENALAISRVKEQINKLDYNTNK, encoded by the coding sequence TATTAGCAGGTGGGCAAGGCACAAGAATGAAATCTAAAATACCAAAAGTTTTACACAAGGTATTAGATAGAACAATGATAGACTATGTTATAGAAGCATCAAACGATATTAATGCTGATGATATAATGGTTATAGTAGGGCACCAAAGTGCTATGGTAAAATCCGTTTTGGGCTCAGATATAAAATATGGTTATCAAAAAGAGCAACTTGGCACTGGACACGCAGTTATGCAAGCCTTAGATTTTATAGGTGATGATGAAAATATATTAATATTATATGGTGATACACCACTTATTAAAAAAGAAACTTTACAAAAGCTTGTTAAAATACACAATAAAGAAAGAAACTATGCAACAGTTATATCATCTTTTGTAGACAACCCAACAGGTTATGGAAGAATAGTTAGAGAAAATGGTATATTTAATAAAATTGTAGAACAAAAAGATACAAATGAAAAAGAAGCTAAAATAAATGAGGTAAACACAGGTGTTTATATTTTTAACTCTAATGCTTTAAAAACTGCGTTAAATAATCTTTCTAACAATAATTCTCAAAAAGAGTATTATCTTACAGATACTTTAGAGATTATTAAAAATACTGGCAATAAAGTTGGTATAATGGTGGCAGATGATAATGAAGAATTTTTGGGTGTAAACTCTAAATATGAGCTTGCAACGGCTATTAATGTTATGAAAAAAAGAATAAATAAATATCATATGGAAAATGGCATAACAATTGAAGACCCAAATAACACATATATAGGAAAAGATGTAAAAATAGGAGAAGATACAGTTATATTACCAGGTTGTATAATAGAAGGAAAAACAACTATTGGTAGTGATTGTATAATAGGTCCATATGCTAGAATAACTAGTACAGAAATAAAAGATTGCGTTAATATAGCACAATCTACTGTGTTAAGCTCTTTTATAAATAGCTATACAACAGTAGGTCCATATGCATATTTAAGACCTAATAGTAAAATAGGCGAACATGTAAAAATAGGAGATTTTGTAGAGATAAAAAATTCTACAATAGATGATAATACAAAAATATCTCACTTAACTTATGTAGGAGATTCTGATGTAGGTAAAAATGTAAATTTTGGTTGTGGGACAGTTACAGTTAATTATGATGGAAAACATAAACATAGAACTACTATACAAGATAATGCGTTTATAGGTTGTAATACAAATCTTATAGCACCAGTAGAGATTGGAAAAAATGCATCTACAGGAGCAGGATCTACAATAACAAAAAATGTACCAGAAAATGCTTTAGCTATATCTAGAGTAAAAGAACAAATAAATAAATTAGATTATAATACAAATAAATAG
- a CDS encoding single-stranded DNA-binding protein translates to MNKVIISGRLTRDPEIRYSQSAEPIAVTRFSVAVNRRFKREGEPDADFINCVAFGKIAEFIGKYFKKGKMIGIVGSIRTNSWTDNNGQKRISTDINVEEAEFLESKSSSEGYQPNNMPTEPNKMFDNSQNDIQETDEFYSIETGVDDDNLPF, encoded by the coding sequence ATGAACAAAGTTATAATATCTGGTAGGCTTACTAGAGACCCAGAGATTAGATATTCTCAAAGTGCAGAACCAATAGCAGTTACACGTTTTAGTGTAGCAGTTAATCGCCGTTTCAAAAGAGAGGGCGAGCCTGATGCAGATTTTATAAATTGCGTTGCTTTTGGTAAAATAGCAGAGTTTATCGGTAAATATTTTAAAAAAGGTAAAATGATAGGTATTGTTGGTAGCATAAGAACAAACTCTTGGACAGATAATAACGGACAAAAACGTATTTCAACAGATATAAATGTTGAAGAGGCAGAGTTTTTAGAAAGCAAATCTTCTTCTGAAGGATACCAACCAAACAATATGCCTACTGAGCCTAACAAAATGTTTGACAACTCACAAAATGATATTCAGGAAACAGATGAATTTTATAGTATAGAAACGGGTGTAGATGACGATAATCTGCCGTTTTAA
- the zupT gene encoding zinc transporter ZupT — MIETYFLAFFLTLIAGLSTTIGSVIAFFAKTTNKKFLSISLGFSAGVMIYVSMIEIFFEAKEKLILQLGEKKGYWITVISFFLGMLVIAIIDKMIPCEENPHEVPKINKENTKSLKRTGLFTALAIAIHNFPEGIATFVSVLQEPKIAIPIVVAIAIHNIPEGMAVSIPIYYATGSKKKAFIYSFLSGLSEPIGAIIGFLILVPIMNDIVFGIIFAMVGGIMVFISFDELLPTAREYGEHHLSIYGLISGMIVMAISLLLFI, encoded by the coding sequence ATTATAGAAACTTATTTTTTAGCATTTTTTTTAACATTAATAGCAGGCTTAAGCACAACTATAGGAAGCGTTATTGCATTTTTTGCAAAAACAACTAATAAAAAATTTTTATCCATTAGCTTGGGCTTTTCTGCCGGAGTTATGATATATGTATCTATGATAGAAATATTTTTTGAAGCAAAAGAAAAACTTATATTACAGTTAGGAGAAAAAAAAGGCTATTGGATAACAGTTATATCGTTTTTTTTAGGAATGTTAGTTATAGCTATTATAGATAAAATGATACCTTGTGAAGAAAACCCACACGAAGTGCCAAAAATAAATAAAGAAAATACCAAAAGTCTTAAACGTACAGGATTATTTACGGCTTTAGCAATAGCTATACACAACTTTCCAGAAGGAATAGCTACTTTTGTATCCGTTTTACAAGAACCTAAAATAGCTATACCTATTGTTGTTGCAATAGCTATACACAATATACCAGAAGGAATGGCGGTATCTATACCTATATATTATGCAACAGGGTCTAAGAAAAAGGCTTTTATATATTCATTTTTATCGGGCTTGTCTGAACCAATAGGAGCAATAATAGGATTTCTTATTTTAGTACCTATAATGAATGATATAGTTTTTGGTATAATATTTGCAATGGTTGGAGGTATTATGGTGTTTATATCTTTTGATGAGCTTTTACCTACGGCCAGAGAATATGGAGAGCATCACCTTTCTATTTATGGTTTAATATCTGGTATGATTGTTATGGCAATTAGCCTATTATTGTTTATATAA
- the aroQ gene encoding type II 3-dehydroquinate dehydratase yields the protein MKNIVVINGPNLNFLGIRQKDIYGTKSLKDIEKDILQKAKNLSFNVKFFTSNIEGEIINYLQKCYFDKIDGIIINAGAFTHYSYAIRDAISSINIPTIEVHISNIYNREEFRQKSVLASVCIGQISGFEENSYILALDAFKYYFT from the coding sequence ATGAAAAATATAGTTGTTATAAATGGACCTAATCTTAACTTTTTAGGTATTAGACAAAAAGATATTTATGGTACAAAATCTTTAAAAGATATTGAAAAAGATATATTACAAAAAGCTAAAAATTTATCTTTTAATGTAAAATTTTTTACGTCTAATATAGAAGGAGAAATTATAAATTATTTACAAAAATGTTATTTTGATAAAATAGATGGTATAATAATAAATGCAGGAGCTTTTACGCATTATAGCTATGCTATTAGAGACGCCATCTCGTCTATAAATATACCTACCATAGAGGTACATATATCTAATATATATAACAGAGAGGAATTTAGGCAAAAATCTGTTTTAGCCTCTGTCTGTATAGGCCAAATTTCAGGATTTGAAGAAAATAGCTATATTTTGGCTTTAGATGCTTTTAAATATTATTTTACTTAA
- the efp gene encoding elongation factor P codes for MISAGDFRNGVTIEYEGDIFVILEFQHVKPGKGAAFVRTKIKNLVTGAVVEKTFRPTEKMGRAHIDRKDMSYLYNDGELYHFMDNESYEQIAVNASEVGDTLKFVKENEVVKVLSYNGNVFGIEPPLFVELEIIETEPGFKGDTATGATKPAVVETGVSVNVPLFLEQGEKIKIDTRTGEYLGRAN; via the coding sequence ATGATTTCAGCTGGTGATTTTAGAAATGGTGTTACAATAGAATATGAGGGAGATATATTTGTTATATTAGAATTCCAACATGTTAAACCTGGTAAAGGGGCTGCTTTTGTTAGAACAAAAATTAAAAACCTTGTTACAGGTGCTGTTGTAGAAAAAACTTTTAGACCTACAGAAAAAATGGGTAGAGCACATATTGATAGAAAAGATATGAGCTATTTATACAATGATGGAGAGCTTTATCATTTTATGGATAATGAAAGCTATGAGCAAATAGCTGTTAATGCTTCAGAGGTTGGAGATACATTAAAATTTGTTAAAGAAAATGAAGTTGTAAAAGTTCTTTCTTATAACGGTAATGTTTTTGGTATTGAACCACCATTGTTTGTTGAGCTTGAAATTATAGAAACAGAGCCAGGCTTTAAAGGTGATACAGCAACTGGTGCTACAAAACCAGCCGTTGTAGAAACAGGTGTTTCTGTAAATGTTCCTTTATTCTTAGAACAAGGTGAAAAAATAAAAATAGATACTCGTACTGGTGAATATTTAGGTAGAGCTAACTAA